CCGCCACCCGTATTCGTATGCAATGTGATGTGGGGTTTGATTCTGTGTTGTGCTCTCTCGGCGTTTTTTGGGAAGTTGGTTGATGCGTTCGGTTTTTGGTCGTGCCTCGTGCGAGCGACGGCGTGCTGTTGCGGGTTTTTTTTAAGACGAAGTGCTGTTGCGGTTGATCGCTGTTATTATTCGGGCATCGATTCCATGCACCAATTGGTGGCAATGTGCGGGTGTTTTTCTCTCGCTGGCGGCTTGAATGATGCCACAAAAAGTTTCCCCTCTTGCGCACCTTTTCTGACCCCTCCCCTATCTTTATGCTCGATGTTCTTGATTCCTTCGGGCGCTTTGTGGGTTAACCCTTATGCAGGAAATACTTCTCTATTAGGAACTCTACGTATTTCTTGGTCATGCTTATGTATTTCGTCCATTTTTCTGAATGGTTGTTACAGGTAGTAGTAATTTGTCAACTGGGTGGCTAGAGGTATTACATACTCACATGGTGTTATGTGTTGTTTTGCATTTGAGAAATGGTCCGTTGTAGTCTATGTTCCCTTGCCTGAATTGCAGTGTTTTGAGGAATAACAATCAAGCATGTAACTAGCTGCCAACGTGTTGGATTCGTAGCAAGCTCAGGTTGAATGGCATGTCGTCTGATTATCTTAAACTGTGGCGCTAGTAATTGTTAATAGGATTCATGCATTTCCTTTCAGCGATGCGTTGTTGCTTTATTCATAACTTTTTTATGCTAGTGTGCTATTTTATACTGATGAGAAAGACAGCATGATAGGGATTGATTATTTATTTGGCCTTTTGGCTTCAGTGTTACATTTTCAGACATGGATAGCTTCTTTAGGTTGTCGGATTCGTATGGTTTTCCCATTATGCGTTTAAAGTGACATTTGCATGTTGTACTTCATGGAAGATTATTCCGAGCATTGTTTACCAATGAGGCAATGACCCATCTCTCGGTTGCCATTACATTCATGCAGAGTTGCAGACAACTGGATGTCTCAAAATTATTGTTAATTTTCTTAGTGTAGTCGTTATATAGTTCTGTCTTCTCTATGGCTGAAAATGTATCTTGGTATTTAACTGATCTCTTCCATCAGGCTGCTGAGTCAAGATATATGAATTGATGGATCTGTCCACAACTTCAGAAATGGCTAAGGCCTACTCGGACAAAGCAGAATCACTTGTTAAGGAATATCTTCTTGCAGATTCATATGTTTCGTACACCGCTGTGCTTGGTGGGATCCTGATGTGCAAGATGGTAACGTTTGTCCTCTCTTAGTTTTGACATTAACGATCATCACACCTGTGAATTTAGTTTGTTTTGACATAACGTTATAGTTCTAGTATGAGTTGTGTAATTAGTCAGCTAAATTTATGATACTTAGTAGAAGACTTCTAAGTCAAGTACGTGTTGATTTAGCAAACATATATCACCTAATCCTACCAGTTTTAGCCCCCTTTTATCTACAGTGTTTAGCAGCCATGGGAAACAAAAGTTGCATCACAACGTATAATTTGTTTAATCTTCTCATAATAGATCGCCTTTAGTTTATTACCATATTTGTTTGATACtgcaatattttgtttttgtttttcccttttttggaTGTGTGGGTAAGTGGGGGAGAAGGGGACATAGTTCAATTAACATCAGGATCCCTGTCAGTACCTTATCTATTTTTGATTTTGTGAAGTCATCTTGCCTCTTGAATCCATAGTGGTCCAATAAAAGTTATGAGCTATTCTGCAATGTAATTAGATAGCACATGCAGATACTGATCCTAAGTTCTGGCATTGTTTCTAGAGTTAGACTTTTCAAACCCTTTCAACTGCACATGTTTTTCTCTTGTTTCTATTGCATATTTATGTAAACCCTGACAATATTGCATGGAACTTGTTATGATTAATCTCTATGGACCAGAATTCTAGAGATTTAATTTTGAACAAAGATTCTAAGTTTACCAACATCACACACTTAGTAATCTCGGAGATCATAAGTTTGAATATTTTACTGACAATTTTGTAGACTTTCCTGCTTCCCAGTTTCTTGACTACACTTTACCATTTCTGTAACGGAAACACACTTTACCCTTTTGTTTGGCAGGTCTATGACATTACACACTTAGTCAGCTCATTCTACTACAAGAGTTATGCTTCTCTTTCGAAAATCCAAAAGCTTGAGTGGAACAACAGGTGAAGCCGTCTGTTTGCAAAACTATGTCCAATTTCACACTGTGTTTACTGACATTTCTATTCACCATACATGATTTACCTGTTTTAGGGGCATGTCCACCATTCATGCAATGTTCATCACATTCATGTCAGTGTACCTAGTATTCTTCTCCGATCTATTCTCTGATCAGCTGGATGGACCAGTAACTTTGCGGAGCTCAAACATCTCTAATTTTACACTGGGGGTGATAGctgttaatttgttttcattcAGCAATAGGCCATGTTAAAATACGTTCTCTCCTTTTGCCTCATACTagctttattttatttgtccAGGTTTCTGTCGGGTACTTCATCACTGACCTTGCTATGATACTATGGGTTTATCCTAAACTAGGTGGACTGGAGTATGTAAGTGAATATATGTCATCactgttcttccttttctttcattATCTTCCATTGTTGCTTTTCTGTACATATTATTTACTACTGGTCAACCATTGTCAGCTTCTCCATCACATCCTGTCACTTGTTTCCATAGTCTATGCTATGTATTCTGGGGAAGGTCAGTTGTATACATACATGGTTCTCATCTCTGAAACAACCACGCCTGGAATCAACCTCCGATGGTATATTTGATTCAATTAAATGACCACACGATTTGTTTGGATCAGTCTCATTATTTCATTCTGTCTGACCTATCCCGTTACCTTATGTCATGAAGGTTTCTTGATACTGCTGGACTGAAAAGATCCAAAGCCTATCTTGTGAATGGTGTCTCAATGTTTGTTGCATGGCTGGTATGTGAAAGTTTTTGCACGCAATTGTAGATTGCAAGTTATTTCCTGCAGTTGATTAGAAGCTCTCTAGTCTTTGTTTGCCATGCTTCAATATGTGCATACATGAATGAGCATTTCAGATTTTACAGCCGGATCCAAACTTGTACTTTTGTTATTTGTATTTGCTGCAAGCTAGGGATTTCTCTACTCATTCATACACTCTATTTTAGAGTGTGTGTTTTACTTGCCACTACCTTGGAATACCTTAATCTTTATACTAGATAAGGCATTTTTTTctcgagaaaacgcaaaagctttgcgtctcgatgcattgatagaaagaagTTTATGTACAAGACCACAGAGGGCCACACCCGAATTACAATGCGACGCGCCTAACTAGAGACATCCGGTAGCAACGCCCCGAGGCTAGCAGCGCCCGCagtcgcccagccttgagctGGTCAAAGAGGGAGGCGACGTTGGGGGTTGCATTGTCGAAGACAGCGGCGTTGCGGTGCTTCCAAATAGACCATACCATTAGCATGATCAGGGACGTCGTACCCTTTCGCGTGGTAGGAGGGGACGAGCGGATGGACTCCTGCCACCAAGTCACAAAAGGAACGCCGGCGGTCGGCAGGACTGGATAAGGCATTTTAGTGCGTTTATATTTTTGGGAACTAAATTTGGACATTTCCAAACTCATCTGGGGACTGGAgttgcaatattttttttctcgaactaTCGACTTCCAATATATCGTTCTGTagattcttttcttctgttaAGAGATGGATTCAGAGAAAATTACCGCACAACTTTAAATATGCATGCTGTCAATCTGAATCAATAATGTTCAATCAATCTGTTGTCTCATCAGTAACTTTTTCTTCCTGTTTAAAAGTTTCTGTGAGTTTCTTTCTAATATGGTCAGCCATTCGGCTAATGCAGGTGGCACGGATAATTTTGTTCATCTACTTGTTCTACCACATCTACTTCCACTATGACCAGGTAATTTACTTCCTTCTTCTGTGTCAACAACATATGACTATGCGACAAAAAAATACAGTGAAAACTAAATTTTATTATGGGTTTTTGACAGGTCATGCTGATGCAGACATTCAGCTGCCTTCTGATTTTTGCCGTGCCCACGATACTGCTCGTTATGAACACTATTTGGTTTGCCAAGATCTTGAGAGGCCTTCAGAAGACGCTGGCCAAGAAGCAGTGAAGAGAAAAATGGCAGATGAAAGCTCACGGACCGTCTACAAATCCTCCTCCCTTGCAGTCACGTACAACTACATATACGTCTTGAGTAAAGCTAGTTAGTGCAACTCGTACGCAAGTTAAATTCCTCGTAGATGACTCCGATACGCTTGTGCACAGCCCCAAATTTTCCCTGGATATTCTACCCTGTACATACTACACCCGTCCGGGTCGGCTATTCCTTAGAATGCTTCAAATCACCTGTGCATCAGATGCCTCAACCATCACGGATGAGGTGGTTGGTCATCAAACTGACCTAGAGAGGTTGAAACCTGGAACTCTGTTTCTAGTCACAACTCTAAATGTAAATTCGGTATTGTTCTTGACTTCTGAATCTGAATAGCAGTAGATCATTCACGTACCATTGCAAGTGcacttttttttcatgtgcgcAGCTCTCTGATTGCTGCTGCGATGCTATGTTCACTAATAACTTTGACATGTTCCCTTTTTATGGCGCAAAATTTGCATCAACTAGAATAATGGTGGGAAAATCAGAACCTTCCTAGAATGCAGAAAAGCTGCTCCATGGTTTATGTATGGTTCTTTGTCAAAtgatgtattttattttttgccgAACGAATGATTATCCTGCTACTGGCTCCCTGCTCTTGATCAGCTGTAACAGCAGATGGAAGAGATCGAGTGCAATGCCCTGAGCTTGAACTGCCTGCGTGCTACGTCAGGCTACGGCTAAGCAAGCCCTGAAATGACACGAAGAGGTCCTTGTTTCCTGCGCCGAATATCTCGTCCGCCTTCTCGAGGGTCTCCTGCATCATCCCAGTCACAGTAATCAAGATCTGGAGCTCCGAACGAAactatggatccagttggaaACTGAAAGTGGGGCGGCAAGTGCCAAGTGCCAACCTGTTGTGATTGCCTGTGGGCGTTGAGCTCCTTGATGTTGGCGAGGAAAGCTGCAAACTGTTCGTACGAGAGACGGCTCctgcaaatgaaaaaaaaagcagaagaGGGGAATTAGTTCTATCAAGAAACAGATGCTACTAATGAGACGAAATTTAAAAGCAGAAGTACTGATGCGTACCTTGCCTGGCGGAAGAACTCCTTGCCATCTACCCTTGTCGTGCGCCCTGAGACAGAAGTCGGTCGGAACAACGTCcagagaaataaatttagTGGTTTCAACGGGGACAGTCTCCAGATGAATGAGCTGATCAATTCTGATGAACTCCCGGcacgcaaaaaaaagaaagaaagaagaacgTACCCGACATTGAGTGCCCGCGAGGTGGCGAATTGGCTGCAGAGGACATCTTGCTCGAGGGGAGCCACGCCGACATGGCCATATGACCTTCTCTCCTCGGCgaagtggcggcggcgctggacgCAAGTTTAGGTGACACGGCCGTGGAGTATCGCCTAGGGGATGCGGCGCCGGAGGTCAATTTCGGGGATACGGCAGTGGAGTACCTTCTAGGGGCTTCGGCAGACGATCTCAGTCTCGGCGCAGGATCGGAAGCCACCAGGCGCGGAGTTATGTGCGTGATGGTAAGCTTCTGCTCGAATGGCCTTGCCACTGAAAATAACAGATGTTCAGAATCCTTTCAAATCTCAACATTTTGTGCTACACCCCTGTTTATCATACGTACCGTCCTGGTTCGTGCTTTCGACTTGGGAAGATCCATCGGCTCGGGTGGTGGTGGACACGGGATGGCTATTTGCCGATCCTTCTTCGGGAAGGTTGCGGAAAGATATGTCAGAGATGAAACAGGGTGTCACAGACTTGCAATGAgctgctggagcctggagATTACAGTGTCCACGGGGTAGTGTCATAGTAATACCTGATCTCCAAGAATTCCCTTGCTCGCAGGTCCTTATGTCTACAGTTTCCTGACTCTGTGCAGAGAAGGACAGAAAGCTTACTACTGAGTACTGAGCAGAGAAACAGTGGCCATTGCTTGCTTCGCAGAAACTGACTAATTGGAGAGGAGGAGCTTACTGAAGAATTCTCGTCACCGAGTGACTGCATTAGGTGCCTCTTGAATGTCTCCAGCTGCAAGTAAAGAACAAATAAAATTAGCAGAAAACGCGAGGAGAGCAACCGTGTGATCCCTGTCCCTGGCAGATGCAGGAGTGCCGTCACCTTGGCGAGGTCCCTGGCCAGCTTCTTCGACGTGTGCGCGAGCGAGTCCCTCTCCTTCACCAGCTTAGCCTTCGCACAACCCAAAACGAGATCGACCAACAAGTTCAACACTAGAAATCTCAGAAACACGGCAACGACCAGCAAAAAACGCAAAGTGAGTGACACATAATATGCAGCAGCACGTACGTTGTCGTCGAGGAtggcgcggaggcgggcgtcggcgtcgcggaGGGCCTGGTcgagggcggcggccctgtcggcgaggtcggcggcgaggcggtcCTTGTCGGCGAGCTTCTGGCGGAGGCGCGCGGCCTCGTGCTCGAGGCGGGAGGCGCGGgaggccacggccacggccgtGATCTTGCGGGCCACCTCCAGCTGCTCGTACGggtccggcggcagcgcggccGCGATGGCGTCCGATAGCccggcctccgccggcgcggcggcggcgctggtaCTGGTAGTGGGAGTTTGCGTCATCTGGTGGGGTGGGGATCGAATGGCGCGAAGGTGGTGAGATCCGAAGCGGGGCGCAGGAGGTTATCGGGCGGCGGGAAGGAAGGAATTTGCATTGGTGGAGGTGCCGAGGTGGGGGTTGCTCGTCATGCGAGTTTGAATATGCGTCTTGCACGTGGAAACAAATCCCTTTCGCTCCGTTGGAAATATTTATGCACAATCTACAAACTCGTTGAGTACGTCataacaagaaaagaagatttCCGAAAGATAGTTCTAGCTGGGCCGCGCTAGGTGGGTGATATTTTTATCTGATTCATCGTTTTCTCAGCTATTTGCATATGCTCCCACCTGTCACGATAGTATAGTTAGATATAATATCCTTCTCAAACTAGCAAGTCAGTCGTTGTAGTATAGTGGTAAGTATTCCCGCCTGTCACGCGGGTGACCCGGGTTCgatccccggcaacggcgttaattttttttttctttagtgTACGtcgttttgttttgttctgttCCTCATTGCGTCTCTTTATCCTTACGGGCTCACCGTTTGGGCCGCGTATTGTTGGCCAGGGGATTTAAACAGCCCAGCCCAGTAGTTCTCAACGTCCCGACTTCACCCCACCGCCTCTGGCCCTATGCCGCACCGGCCGTCTCGTCGGTAAGCACGTGCCTCGCAGTCGCAGCCGATTCGGTTCCGGTCCCAAATTTCCCCCTCTGGACAGATGCCAACCGGATGCtcaaaccctaaaccctaccGACCTTCGAAATCACGccgcaatggcggcggcggagaacgACTCCTCGCAGGAACCCCCACCGCTCgcctccggcagcggcggcggcggccccaaTCCGTGCTGCGCGAAGGTAATTACTAACCTCTACCCGACTCTTTGCGGCGCGTTCTGCGTTCGATGTGTTCGCCTAATTCCTGATGGGATTCCTATTGTTATTTGGCTCCGTAGCTGTGGAAGAAATGCCAGAAGAATGAGACGGCCCGAGCAGCGCTGCGCGACGGGATTAAGGTGCTGAACAGCGAGATCGCCAGGCTGGAGAATGAGAAATCCGCTCTCAGCGATGGTACAAGTTCCCTGACTTGTTCGTGCTTTTGCTAGTTTGGTTGATTGCTTCTGCGTTATGATTCTAGTTGGTCGGACTGTGTTAGGACACCCACCTTGCAGCTGGACAAGAGCAATTTAAATGTCGGGTCGGCACACTTTATTAGGTTTCTATAAATGATTATAATCTGCCGTTTTGGTTAGTTAATCCTCTGTGTGCGCTGATTTATGCAATGAATGTCTAGGCTTTTCCCTAAGAAAAATACTAGTATGTAGGTTCTGGCCTGTAATCAAATCTTTTTCTTCATGTAAAGAAAAGCAAAGGCCTTTTTCTCAAAAGCTTGTTCTTATGAACTATCTAATGTTCTAAATTATAATCTAATACATGTTAGTAGCATGACCAGGAATTTAACAGAAGATGCCTATCCCACAGAAGATGAGAGTTGCAAagtatgtttattttctcttaATGCTTCCTCTGATAGCACTAAGGCAACGATCAACCCATATGGCGTTCTGGTTCTTTTTGTGACACTATCGCTGCAACTTTAATCCTTTTGGTATGTTGCTAATATGTTGTAATTTCTGCTTCTGCATGAGCAGTGTGCAAGGAGGAGCGTCTCCGAGCTGATTCAGCAGAAGCAGCTAGGGAAACCGAGTCTGATGCCAGAGATGCACTAGAGAAGGAGATAATTGAACTGAAAGCACAGAACTCAGCCCTGCAGCAAAAGCAAAATATTAGCAGAAATGATGATGAGCTTTTACGCATCTCTGAGTTGGAGGAAGAAAATAGACAGCTCAAACAGGTTTTAGGAGAAGAAAGGACGAAAATTGATTCTGTGAAGAAAAAAGTCGACGAAGAAAGGAGCAAGGCTCTAGAAATGCAAAAACTACTGAAGTCTGAAGCACATAAGCATGAAGAGTATAAAAGGCTTGCTGATACAGAAAGGAAAGTAGCCCATGATTGGAAGGCGTCGTTAGAAAAATTGAGGATTGAAGCAAATGGAACAAAAGCTCAGTTGGCCACTCAGATTCAGAAAACAGGGGAAGCACATAAAATGGCTGAAGCAGAGAGGCAAAAGGCTGCCAGAGAAAAGAAATGTGCTGATTCAGAAAAAATGTTAGCAGAGAAGAACAAAAGGCAAATTGAAgttgagagaaaaaaagtgATGGAAGAGAAGAGCCGTGCTGATAATCTGTTTGCTAAGTTAGAGGATCAAACGAAGCTGAATGATAACTTACGAGTTAGCATTGAggctgaaaaagaaaagctaatgTGTGAGAAGAACCGTGCAGACCACCTGTTACAGAAGTTTGAAGAGGAGAGAAAACGGAGTGAATATTTACAAAGGAAGTGcgattctttttcttcttctaggGATATGATTTCTGTTGTCAACCATGGAATACAGCAAGCTGATGTTGCTAATGAAAGGGCAAACATCAAACTCCTTAAAGAGAAGTTGAAGCGGAAGAAAGAGCAATTACAGCATGTGAAAAAGGTATTGGAGTTGGATAAAGCACTAATGAGAAGAGAGCTTCAGCTCCTAAAACAGGAATGGATGCAGCCTCTTAGCCGGTTTAACATGCTTGATGACTATCTTGCTGATGGTGCCAAAGGTATTGATGTATTGAAAAAGGTCTGTATCTTGGTTGCTACTTACTAGTATCATCATCTATATTTATGAAGGTAGTTCAGTAGAAATTTCAACATACTCATAGGAATCATGATGGCCTACAATATCAAACTGAACCTACAATAGTTTTAGGCTCAATTTGGGGTTGTTGAACTGTGTTGTGTTGAACTTTTATTATAATCTGCTGTAGAACAATACACACGAAAGTAGGAAAAATTTGTTAGCCAAACAGAAAATAGGCAAAAGCTGGTTGAAAAagctggattatcataatccaccgcaatgccaaatTCAGCCTTAATGTACTACAGTAAACAATAATTTTCTTCATACAGACTGTAAACAATGCCAAATAGAGCCTTAATGTATATATTGCAAACTTGTCTGCACAGGTTTTTTTTCGGTTGGTATGGTGAGAAAAAAGTATCTTAAAATGAAGAAGACATAAGAGTAATTCTTCTGTCAATATCATTTGCTCAAATTGAAGACTGGTGGAATGTTTGGCAGCAAATTGATTTGTGTGCAGCAAGAAATGTCACCTCCTTCCATTCCCAAATTGATGCCTACCAGTTCTAACCTTTTCCATTCTATGACGGCATGTCCCAAATGTGATAGTATTGACAACAAATATACTGAATATTGGTGACAGTTTACCGCTAGTTTGACACTTCAATGTGTAAATAACTTTAGCTTGAATTTGTATTTTGAAaaacctactccctccattccaaaacataGGGTGTGCGTGTTATACAAGatttaactttgaccaataatttaTCTAACTATAGTGGATTGTGTGATACACTAATTACTCGCTAGCATGCTTCCCTGTAGTTATCCATGATAAATATTGTTACTTTGTTACATGTAGAGGCAACTAATATGTTCACATAGATCTTTTTCTCTTGCGGTAATTCCTGTCTATATTGACTGATGTTATCATCTTGGCAGTCGAAGCGACAACAGGAATTGCATGACTTTGAACAgaatcttcttcctcataaTCCAGTTGCTGGCCCATATTTCGGGATTCAAGCTGGTGGGATGATTCCTTTCACTTCTACCCCAAGAGAATATGCTTCATATCAGTTACCTAGAGAAAGCTGCACAAGACCAATATCAGGTACTAGTTCTGAATTAGAGCCTCCTATTGGTAGTGCTCTCAGAATGAAGTCAAAAAATCACCCCAGATCTTCATGTCCCACATCCATATCTGATAAAAAGTTCATGGGCTCACAGGGTAAGGAAAGCCTACTTGTTTCATCAACAGGTATCAGAACGAACCAGAGCTCAGTAGTTCCAGAGTTACCCCCTAAAGATTTCAATGGTGCAAGGAAGCAAGATGTAGTGTTGCTTGACAGTTCTGGTAATTCCTCCCAACAGAACGCATCAAAGCCATCCCTGCCTGGTGGTACAGAAGTTGCAGATCAAATGCCCAATGATGGTAGGAAGAGAAAAAGGACCAAAAAATCTGTAGAATCCGCTGCTCTTTCCTCTAAACGCAATCTGCtgaattcaaaaaaaataaagaccCATGATGCCAGTACAAATGGCAATTTGGCATTCAATGATAATTGTTCATCTCTGCAGCAAGAACATAACATCATCGCATGTGTGAATGAAGGCTTGCAAAATAATCAGAGGAAATGTCATATTGTTGCTGATAGATTTCCTTCCAGTAAATTGCCCTCTCCTGGAGCAGGAAATGCTTGTGCTTCATTGCTCTCTTTTGAGAAATTGATCGAGGGGGGCTGCTTGAAGTTGCTCGATTTGGACAATGATGCTGATGAGGAGAAGTACAGAAAGGCAATGGAGAAACCTATTTCACCAGATTTGCCCATTGTAACTAAAGGGTCTATATCTCGCCATTCGGGTAATGGCAATGATTTTGAATATGATAGAGTTTGTCCTGCATTGGAAGTTGAAGAATCTGCAAATGTGTCGGCTACAGCCTCTTTGAACTGCCTCCCACATGGGAATGAAGCCCCATATGCTGTATCTTCCCTTGCTGTAGAGTCGGACAATACCATCAGACCACTGTTCTCAGGGAGTAGCTGCGGAGGTCATACAAATGCCATCTTGCATTTGCATAAGGGGGCACCTGATAAAAACAGGCCAGTTCAAATTTGTGATGGATCATCAGATGCTGGACTGCGAAGATATGCTGGGACAAGTAAAGCACAAACAGCTGAGGTTATCAATTTGACCTCAGATAGTGTGACTGGTCATTGTCATGCAGCCGAAAATAACACTTTATACTTTGTTGGAGTTGTTAGTTTGAAAAGAAGTAGCATAGTAAAGATATTTCACTATTGGGAGGCCCTTATTTCTGAAGGTAGTAAACTTGGTCAGGATGCTTTGGTTGATGGTCTGTTACTTGAAAGAGTGTCAACTGAACCATCGCTACTTCCCGAGTAAGTCTGCTTACATTACGCTAactctttttttctattcttATTAGCAGTTACAAGTATTTTATTACCACCACTAGCATTCATATTGCAAAAAATAATCACTTATGTTTTCTTATGCAGAGAGAGGGTTCCCCTCATTTTTTCCATGTTGTTATGGGATGTTCATAGATCTGCCTCAGATCATGTTGTTGATCGATACTTTGCTTCGTCAGCTTTCTCCACTACTGGTATGATGACCGACAGGTTTCCGATATTTCAATTGTTTCATCACTTAATTTATTTCTCTTTCCCCTTTCGTGCGAACAAACAACTGAGTTTGCAACTCTGTTGCTGTTATGCTGGATAAAAACTTCTACAAACATTTGGTTTACATCTGATACTGTTCTGCTGTGAGGAAACTGATGTCTTTAAATGCTGCAATTTCATATACCATTAGCATGTGCCTATTAATGTGAACACAACTATTATCATTTACTACAATGCCTTCTAGACACCGTTGCCATTTTATTGAGAGTTTCCTTTGTTTCTCATATAATCAGTGTTTTATCAACGGCATGTTATCATGCCGCATGTGAAGTTGTGAACTTAAATTCGTGGATGACAAGTTTTGATACAACAAGTAGCTTTCATGTAAAATGCGTGTAGGCTATTTGTCGAGTTTAGTTTTGTGATCTGGGAGCATTTTTCTTTGTGGCACAATGAGCTTTgcttttctgaagaaaaaaacaatctgATGTCCTGGTTGCTGCAACTTCGCATTGTTATTAACTTATTACTATATTGTAGATCATACAAATAGTTCCTGTGATTTACAATTTCAAGTTATCTTCCTTGCAGTGAAACCTTACATGGAAGCAAGATTGGTCTTTCTAAAACGTGATCAGCTGGATGTTCTTGTCTCCTTAATTGAGGATTTTCTCGTGAACAAAGAAGTTATGGTTTGTGATAAACTGGGAGATGGGAATGCTGTCGCAAACAAGTATCACCTAGATAATGAAACTGGCATACAAGTATCCACTAAACCTGCAACTATAGATCAATTTACCTCTGCTTGCATCCTATTGGCTTCAGTATGTCTTAAAGAGGAGAGAGTGGATGTTGTTTTAGAGGTTTCATACAAAGTTCTTCAGATGGGTAAACGAAATCTTTCTTGGACTATGTTGGCTCTGCATGTTTTTGGTTCCATATGTGGTGATAAGCTGTTCTTTATGAAGAGTTGCAACCTTCTCATGACAACTATACGATTGGTTGTCCTGATTCTCGAGAGCAAAGACACTTCCTTGTGCCTTGTGTCATCTTATATTCAATCCAATAGATCAACAGCCTTCCCATCTTGTACACATTGCCTTTTTAATAAGGATACAGTGTCCATAGATGTTTTTATCTCTTCTCTGCTCGATGAGCTGAATTTATGCTCTGTGTTATGGAACAATCATGCCAACACAAATGAAACTATTACAAAGCACAGTTCTCATTTGGGATCTAGTGGGCTGGAGATCAATTGTGGTGAAACTTGCAATATCTCCAAGCAAGCAAAATTTGCTGAGGATATCAACTATTCTGCAGGGAGGGACC
The Brachypodium distachyon strain Bd21 chromosome 2, Brachypodium_distachyon_v3.0, whole genome shotgun sequence genome window above contains:
- the LOC100835630 gene encoding uncharacterized protein LOC100835630 isoform X3, with the translated sequence MCKEERLRADSAEAARETESDARDALEKEIIELKAQNSALQQKQNISRNDDELLRISELEEENRQLKQVLGEERTKIDSVKKKVDEERSKALEMQKLLKSEAHKHEEYKRLADTERKVAHDWKASLEKLRIEANGTKAQLATQIQKTGEAHKMAEAERQKAAREKKCADSEKMLAEKNKRQIEVERKKVMEEKSRADNLFAKLEDQTKLNDNLRVSIEAEKEKLMCEKNRADHLLQKFEEERKRSEYLQRKCDSFSSSRDMISVVNHGIQQADVANERANIKLLKEKLKRKKEQLQHVKKVLELDKALMRRELQLLKQEWMQPLSRFNMLDDYLADGAKGIDVLKKSKRQQELHDFEQNLLPHNPVAGPYFGIQAGGMIPFTSTPREYASYQLPRESCTRPISGTSSELEPPIGSALRMKSKNHPRSSCPTSISDKKFMGSQGKESLLVSSTGIRTNQSSVVPELPPKDFNGARKQDVVLLDSSGNSSQQNASKPSLPGGTEVADQMPNDGRKRKRTKKSVESAALSSKRNLLNSKKIKTHDASTNGNLAFNDNCSSLQQEHNIIACVNEGLQNNQRKCHIVADRFPSSKLPSPGAGNACASLLSFEKLIEGGCLKLLDLDNDADEEKYRKAMEKPISPDLPIVTKGSISRHSGNGNDFEYDRVCPALEVEESANVSATASLNCLPHGNEAPYAVSSLAVESDNTIRPLFSGSSCGGHTNAILHLHKGAPDKNRPVQICDGSSDAGLRRYAGTSKAQTAEVINLTSDSVTGHCHAAENNTLYFVGVVSLKRSSIVKIFHYWEALISEGSKLGQDALVDGLLLERVSTEPSLLPEERVPLIFSMLLWDVHRSASDHVVDRYFASSAFSTTVKPYMEARLVFLKRDQLDVLVSLIEDFLVNKEVMVCDKLGDGNAVANKYHLDNETGIQVSTKPATIDQFTSACILLASVCLKEERVDVVLEVSYKVLQMGKRNLSWTMLALHVFGSICGDKLFFMKSCNLLMTTIRLVVLILESKDTSLCLVSSYIQSNRSTAFPSCTHCLFNKDTVSIDVFISSLLDELNLCSVLWNNHANTNETITKHSSHLGSSGLEINCGETCNISKQAKFAEDINYSAGRDLCYFTEIISLLELFGSYMSCEWTYNNVVVRLLKILESCTSEEYSAAILVLVSQLGRFFIGDVGYETKSVIELRNKLSVLIGTDFTRSRSILVQFSAVSALLSLLPLTFDKVIIRQPSALSGPSSEISEWFAQLSKENQSFARSFFT